From the Streptomyces sp. Sge12 genome, the window CGGGCCCAGCTCGGCTTCCCGCCGGTGTCCCGGATGGCGGCGGTGGCCGGACGGGGCGAAGCGGTGGACGCCTTCCTGGCCGGCGCCGGGCTCCCGCCCGACGCGGAGATCCTGGGACCGGTGCCGCTGCCGGGGCGGCGCGGGGAGCCGTCCCCCGGGGAACGGGCCCTGGTCCGGGTCCCGCCGGGCAGCGGGGCCGCCCTCGCGGCGGCCCTGAAGGCGGCGCAGGCCGCCCGGCTGGCACGCGGGGTCCCGGCGGCGGAAGCCGTCCGGGTGCGCATCGACCCACTGGACATCGGCTGACGTCGAAAACCCCCGGTGGGGCGACGTGTGCGGTCGCCCCACCGGGGGTCGGTCCACCTGCTGCGAGCCGGGTGCGGCGGCGCGTCACAAGCCGTCGGGTGTCGGCGTCCCGGCGGCAGGACACCTCTCAGCCGCTGCGCGGACCGGGGAAGGCGGGGGAGCGGGGGGCATCGCCCAGCGTGCGCCCCGGAGCGCCCCCGGCGGCGGCCTGGGCCTCCTCGCGCACCGGCTGCGGCGGCATCGACCGGGCGGCCGGGACGGTGGGCAGCGGTCCCAGGGTCCGGGCGCTCGTGCCCTCGGCCAGCGGCTCCGCGGAGGATTCGGCGGCCTGCGCCCGCCGGGCCCCGTAGCGGCGGTGCACGGCCTGCTTGGTGACACCGAGCGCCGAGCCGACCGCGTCCCACGAGAAACCGAGCGAGCGGTCGAAGTCCACCGCGGCGGTCACCAGCGTCTCGACGCTGTCCCGCAGCTCCTGCGCGAGGCGGACGGTCGGCGCCGGCGCCCGTCCGTAGACGACGAAGCCCGTGGAGGGACCCGATCGGCGCGGGCGGTACACGTTGCCGAGCTGGGCGGTGAGCGTACGCAGGGCATCCACCTGCCGGCGAACCCGCTCGATGTCCCGTACCAGGAGGTGCAGGCTGGCCCGGGCTTGGGCGTCGTGGGTGGCGTGGTCGGCCATGAAGAAGCCTCTCGAACCGGTGCTGAAGGGCGGATCGGGCCGCAGACACCGTTCACACGCGGCCCGTTTTGGTCAATCTCTCTTGACCAACGCGCCACCCGTCGCCCAGGTCACGCTGTGGGGGCGTGTCGGCATATGCGAGGGGCGCGCGCGTATGCGTACGCCCCCTCAACACCACAGGTGGGCGGCCCGACCGACGCCCCATAGACTGGTGCGCTGCTGACAGCCGAGATTAGCGAGGTAGTCCCCCAGTGAAGCTCGTCTTCGCAGGCACCCCCGAGGTCGCCGTACCCGCCCTGGACGCCCTGATCGCCTCCGGGCGGCACGAGGTCGCCGCCGTCATCACCCGGCCCGACGCACCGGCCGGCCGCGGCCGGCGGCTCGTCGCCAGCCCGGTCGCCGAGCGCGCCGAGGAGGCGGGCATCGAGGTGCTCAAGCCCGTCCGGCCCCGCGACCCCGACTTCCAGGCCCGGCTGCGCGAGATCGCCCCCGACTGCTGCCCGGTCGTCGCATACGGGGCCCTGATCCCCAAGAGCGCCCTCGACATCCCGAAGCACGGCTGGGTCAACCTGCACTTCTCGCTGCTGCCGGCCTGGCGCGGAGCCGCCCCCGTCCAGCAGTCGATCATCGCCGGGGACCAGGTCACCGGCGCCTCCACCTTCCGGATCGAGGAGGGCCTGGACACCGGCCCGGTCTACGGCATCCTGACCGAGGAGATCCGGCCGACCGACACCAGCGGCGACCTGCTCACCCGGCTGGCCTTCGCCGGTTCCGGACTGCTCGCCGCCACCATGGACGGCATCGAGGACGGCACCCTGCGCGCCGTCGAACAGCCCCACGACGGGGTCTCCCACGCGCCCAAGATCACCGTGGAGGACGCCCGGATCGACTGGACCGCCCCCGCGATGCGCGCGGACCGCGTG encodes:
- the fmt gene encoding methionyl-tRNA formyltransferase; translation: MKLVFAGTPEVAVPALDALIASGRHEVAAVITRPDAPAGRGRRLVASPVAERAEEAGIEVLKPVRPRDPDFQARLREIAPDCCPVVAYGALIPKSALDIPKHGWVNLHFSLLPAWRGAAPVQQSIIAGDQVTGASTFRIEEGLDTGPVYGILTEEIRPTDTSGDLLTRLAFAGSGLLAATMDGIEDGTLRAVEQPHDGVSHAPKITVEDARIDWTAPAMRADRVVRGCTPAPGAWTVFRGERLKLISLGPVPDRTDLEPGALAPTKNNVYVGTGSHAVELLWVQPQGKKPMRAADWARGVRIAPGERLGGADVG